The genomic region ATATTTGTGCCTCTCTTTTACTGTATGGGTGTGGTGGGAAGAACCTTGAatcttttcaaattaatttaaaaagaatgaacacacttaaaaaaaccacaaaaatatttaaaagtaaaatgagtgTTCTGTGTATATTCCTCTTTTTAGTTCCTCTTTccaattttaagcatttttaaaatttttttttttttttgagactgagtctcgctctgtcattcaggctggagtgcagtggtgcgatctcggcttactgcaacctctgcctcccaggttcaagcaattctctgcctcagcctcccaagtagctgggattataggcaagtgccaccacgcccggctaatttttgtatttttagtagagacggggtttcaccatcttggccaggctggtcttgaactcctgaccttgtgatccacctgccttggcctcccaaagtgctgggattacaggtgtgagccactgcgcccggccaagcatTGTTAAAATTATATGACTtcttctagaaaatattttaggaatgtagtttttttcttaacctctgatttttgtttttaacctatattttttaaatgacagacaAGCTGTAACCCTTCACGTGCCTTACCTTCACTCAATACTGGCAGCTCTTCCCCCAGAGGGGTGGAGGAACCTGATGTCATCTTCCAGAACTTCTTGCAACAGGCTGCAAGTAACCAGTTAGACTCTTTGATGGGCCTGAGCAATTCACACCCTGTGGAGGAGAGCATCATCATCCCTTGTGAATTCTGTGGGGTACAGCTAGAAGAGGAGGTGCTGTTCCATCACCAGGTAAGGGTCCCTGGAGTCCCTGTCCGTGTGGCTCTATGTGTGAACCTGAGGCTTCCAGAGCTGAGAACACTTCCTTAGCCTTTAAGTTGCATTCCATCTGACAAGGAATGCACACACTTGGCTTCTGGCCatgtcatcttcataagctgtcTGTGGTAACCAATACCGCAGGCTTTCAGACTTACCCTCCCTTCGGGCAACTGAAGCCATCTTGTTACTAGCTGAGGACCAAAGAGCCAGGACTCTATTTGAGCAGGTGTGGAAGGACGCCTTGTCAGAGGGTTTAGATGAGAGTCTCCCTGCTTTTCACCAGGTGGGTTTTTCCCATTGTGGTGGCATTTGAGACTTGCATTCTAGGAGACCTGAGGGTCTACTTCTGGTTTTGTCCTGTGGATGACCCTCACTGGGGCCATCCGTTAGTGAGATAGTTGGACTAGACAATATGAAGTCATTTTTCAGCATTTACAGTATAGGATTCCAATCCGTTAGTGGAAAATATGTTTTCTGCCTAATCGTATATGTTACGGGGAGTGAGAGTCAACACTGCAGCTACCATTTCTGTAGCTGATGCCATGCAGCTGTTACTAGAACATTGTACATTTCATTTCTGTAATAAAGACTCCTGCTTttcagaggccaggcgtggtggcttatgcctgtaatcccagcactttgggaggctgaggcgggcagatcacttgaggtcaaaagtttgagactagcctggccaacatggtgaaaccccatctctactaaaaatacaaaaattagctggatgtggtggcgggcacctgtaatcccagctactcgggaggctgaggcatgagaatcacttgaacctgggaggcggaggttgcagtgagccgagatcacaccactgcactccagcctgggtgacagagcgagactctgtctcaaaaaaaagaaagaaagaaagaaaaaaaagactcttgCTTTGGGATCAAACAGTAGATAAGTGACTGCTTACCCTCTAGGGCAGACTGAAATAAGCAACCACACAAATAAATACTCTGGTCAGAGTATAGAAATGCTTTTCAGCTGCTCTGAAGGTAGTGAGTTATCTCAGTTGATTGTTCACAGTCAGTTACAGATCGAACTCCTTGTTCTACTCTTTTCCCCCTTCTCACTATTGCACTTGAATagtcttaaaaaacagaaaaaaaaagaaagaaatgtttttctgGGCTCCAAGACCAGCCCTTCCCACATCCCTGCACAAATTAGAAAGTGCTTCTGTCAGTGCCTCATGTGCCGATGGGATTGAATGCAACCATTCCAGATGTGTGGTTTCTGAAAGTTCCCAGAACTTTCAGAGGTTGTCAAAGTCCCCCTCCAGATGAGGAATACACTGCTGTTCCTCCCATCGCGTGCTCTTTTCTGGGAATGACTCAATTCAGAGGTACTAATTCTGGTTTTTCTTGTTTAGGACCAGTGTGACCAACGCCCAGCCACAGCAACCAACCATGTGACAGAGGGGATTCCTAGACTGGATTCCCAGCCTCAAGAGACCTCACCAGAGCTGCCGAGGAGGCGTGTCAGACACCAGGGTATTTATTAGCCAGGACTCAGCCAAGGCTGCAGGTCTACTGCTGGCTCCAGCCTGTTTACCACTTCTCATCCACTGCTCTAACGTGGGGATTACCTGCATCTTGAATTTCCAAACACACTAGGGTCTCATGGGGGACTCCTCTGCAGGTAGTTGTGGTCCCACATTAGACTGAGCTCTCTCAAGTGTGTGATTTTTAGGGTAATGGCTTTGCGGACATCCATGAGATACACATAGTAGTAAGTGCTTGTAATAAGTTTCTGGTTTCCTGTCTGTGCACTTAGTGGATTATTTGTAGATAATTTGCAGACCTTATGGTAGCTACCCTGGGCCCCCATTTCAAGTTGAAATACACTTAGGGTACTCaaacctattattattatttatttttaatttttttgtagagacagagtcttgctctgtcacccaggctggagtgcagtggcacaatcatagcttaccgcagcctcaaactcctgggctcaagtgatcctccctcctcagcctcccaagtagctgggactacaggcacactctactacacccagctaatttttttgtttttgtagagatagggtcttgctatgttgcccagggtgatttcgaactcttggcctcaagcagtcctcctgccttggactcccaaagcatTGGGGTTACATGCGTGGGCCACTGTGACTGACctcaaacttatttattttatttattttttttagacagggtctctgtcatccaggctggagtgcagtggcgtgatcacagctcactgcagtcttgacctcttgagctcaagtgattctcccacccttagcctcctgagtagctgggactataggtaggctaggtgcccaccaacacacccagctaatttttaatttttttttgtagagttggggtttcgccacattgtccaggctgatcttgaactcctgggctcaagtgttcctctcagctcggcctctcaaactgttgggattacaggtgtgagccatcacacccagcctcaaacttattattattacttaagaGCATCATGTTTAGGCaagtaaaatgtttttgaaacctCACCACTACAAAGccaattagaaattatttttcggctgggcatggtgactcacgcctgcaatcccagcactctgggaggctgaggtgggcggatcacaaggttgggagttcaaaaccagcctggctgacatcatgaaacccagtccctactaaaaatacaaaaattagccgggcgtggtggcgggtgccagtagtcccagctacttgggaggctgaggcaggagaatcacttgaatccaggaggcagaggctgcagtgagccaaaatcacgccattgcactccagtctgggtgacagagcaagactccatctcaaaaaaaaaaaaattatttttcaaggttTGCTTGCACACTGTTGTTGTATAGTTAGGAGGCTTTCTTTGAGGATTCAGATAATATGTGCAGAATTGATAAAATATCCCCATCTCTGCCCTGGAGATGTGGGTTCCAGCAGCCTTTTGGGGTGaacagttgtcttttttttttttgagacagagtcttgctctgccttgtccaggctggagtgcagtagcatgatctcggctcactgcagccttcacctcctgggtttaagtgattctcctggtctcagcctcctgagtagttgagactatagccgtgtgccacctcacctggctaattttgtattttttttttagtagagatgggatttcaccatgttggccaggctggtcttgaactcttgacctcaggtgatccccctaccttggcctcccaaagtgctgggtttacgggcatgagccaccacgcctggctgagcaGTTGTCTTCTATCTGGAATCTTTGTTCCTGCCCTAAACCTGGCACTATAGCCAGAGCAGGCTTTTTCCTAAAGCtgttaccattttcttttctcaggaGACCTGTCTTCTGGTTACCTGGATGATATTAAGCAGGAAACAGCTAATGGGCCCACCTCCTGTCTGCCTCCCAGCCGACCCATTAACAATATGACAGCTACCTATAACCAGCTATCGAGATCAACATCAGGCCCCAGACCTGGGTGCCAGCCCAGCCCTCCTCGTGTGCTGAAGCTCAGCAACTCAGACAGCCAGGACATCCGGGGGCAGAATCGACCAAACAGCCAGAATGGGGCCATAGCCCCTGGGCACGTTTCAGTGATTCGCCCTCCTCAAAATCTCTACGCAGAAAACATTGTGCCCTCTTTCTCCCTTGGGCCCGCAGGGAGATACGGAGCTAGGTAAGAATCAGTAGCCCAGGAATGGGGCTTGGGAGTAGCTGAAGCGAACATGGGCAAAGGCCTGGTTACCCTTTCTGGGCCTGGGGTAAGACTGAGATCCTTGCATGGTAAGGGGAGGAGTATGGATTTTCCCTGTATTGTCACCTGActccaaaaaaatcattttgtggCCCATGGGTTTTCTGGGGTTTGTCTGCTAGCATAGGGCTGCTTCCTGTTTCCTCTGAGTTTGTTGACCTTTGTGCAGGGACACTTCAGGAGCTAGTTTCCAATTGTTTTCTTTCAGTGGTAGGAGTGAAGGTGGCAGGAATTCCCGGGTCACCCCTGCAGCTGCCAACTACCACAGCAGAACTGCAAAGGTAAGGTGGGCTCCAGCCCATGATGCTCAGGGGGGACTCAGACATGGTGGGGCTTGTGTGGCTCCTGAAGTTGTAGAAGTTGCTGGGACCAGGCTGGTTGTGGTTCAAAGATTGTTCCTTTGGCTTTTGAGGAGGAGGTTTCTAAGGAAGCGAGACATTTTCGGGGATCCAGGGGAGGAGTAATGCTCTTTCACTTTTTACGTAAAGCTTCGTTTGTGTTGTGTTGTTCACCAGGCAAAGCCCTCCAAGCAACAAGGAGCTGGGGatgcagaggaggaagaggaggagtaaTGGTGTCTCCTGAGACTTTACATAAGTTCCAGTCTTCTGTGCACAGCAGCACTTGCCACCGTGCAGGCCCACCTCTCTGGCTCTTTGGGTGGGAGAGTTTTTccagattttagatttttctaggTTATGGCCATTTTGTGTCTTTTGAGGTTGTGCTGTGGAGGTTTGGGTTTGAGGGAAGGGAGCAGGGTGGCGGTTGAGGAATGCTTCAGCCTTAGCTGCTACCTTTCGGCAGCAGTGAAATACAAGCTGCAGCCTCGGCTGCCAGGGCTCCCTTTTGACTTACTGTCGCCACTGCCCCTTGGTGCTGTGTGGTCCCGGTGGAAGGAGGGGAAGATTTTGGAAACCTGGTAGCCACCAGTAAAGTGATTCTCTGCCCTGTTGGGGCCTAAATTTGGGGGCTTTTGGGCAACCTCTTCCTGTACTGCCTCTGTCCACACTCGATTGGGCGCCAGGTGTGTATGAGGCGCTCTGGTAAGGTGCTCAGGCTAGTTGCAATGTCTGTCAGTAACGAGGCTTTTGATGTGTTTGAGCTGGAGGTGAGTGGACTGGGGGCTGTGTTTTAAGCTGCTTCCTTGGCATTTGGCATCACTGCCTTCTGTTCCTGGGGGAGCATGGATCTTTTGTCCTCACTGCTTTCTAATGGGGAGGGCTGAGGGCTCCCTGTCCCCACAGAAGATATGTTGGGCTCTGCCCCAGCCCCATGCTTGCTCTGAAAACCAAGTGTCAGAGCCCCTTccccttgtttttattttactattataataattattaacttCCTTGTAACAGAAATAAAGTTTGTACTTGGAGTTCAGCTCAGTCTTGTGGTTCCTTCTCCTGTGTGCTTTAGAGACTGtagggaggccagggtgggctggAGTCAGCCCTGGGGTTGGAGGAGGTGAGCAGGGCTGGGCTTTCTCCGGCACTCCAGTAACCCTCGCAGCTCCACCATGAGTCCCTTCTCAGAGTACACAGACATTGAACGTATAGTGTTTTAAATTGGACTTCTGAGAAAACTGACAGGCTTGCTGCAGCTCCGGTGATGATTGGGGTTAGAATGGGTGCCTCTGACTGAATAGAGAAaagcagattcttcaaaagccTTCATCCTGAGAGGAGTTGAGCCCTAGCAGGATTAGCTGTTACCCCTCAGTGCCTCCGTCTGCATAGGACCACCAAGCACCATAGGTCATTTTGAGACCCTTTGTTCTTCCAACAACCTGTTGGGGTGGGAAAGGTGGGAGGAACTGCCCTATTTCATAGATGGAACACTAGACACGGGAACCATGCGGCCAGTTCTTTGCAGAGGCAGGACTCTGAAAAGAATTATCCTGAGAGAAAAAAGTTGCGTgtgcaggtgcacacacacaaacgatACACAGTAGGGTTAGATCTTTTAGTGTATGTCAGTTACATCTCAGTAAAACAAAATCACCTTAGCTCAGTGAGACTTTCATGTGTTGGGTGAAAGAAACTGGAGGGACTCGGACTTGCATGGCTTCTGCTGTCATTGAAATCCCCCTGGGACTTCAAAAGTTGGGAGGAAGGATCCAGGGCAGCTCTAAGTCCTCTCCCCAGCTGGGCCAGAGAACAGTCATGTTGCCCTTAACTGTCTGTCGGGGTGTGGGGATAGACCTGCCAGAAAGTCAGACTCTCCCCACTCTGCCTTTGGTTGGATTAGACATTGAGTAAAATAGCAGGGGGTTGGTTTGTTTTACactggtttttgagacagagtcttgctctgtcgcccgggttggagtgcagtggtgcaatcttggctcactgcaacctccacctcccaggttcaagtgattctcctgcctcagcctcttgagtagctgggattacaggtgcacaccactacattgggctaatttttgtattttagtagagatggtttcaccatgttggtcaggctggtctcaaactcctgacctcaagtggtcctcccacctcggcctcccaaagtgctgggattacaggcgtgagctaccgtacTTGGCctgtttgactttttttaaagtaacctgtagtttctaaatgttttataatgaatatacttttaaaaagtcccatatgtgccaggcacagtggctcacgcctgtaatcccagcactttgggaggccgaggtgggcagatcacgaggtcaggagattgagaccatcctggctaacatggtgaaaccccgtctctactaaaaaatacaaaaaaattagccgggcgtggttgcaagcacctgtagtcccagctacttgggaggctgaggcaggagaatgccatgaacctgggaggcggagcttgcagtgagccgagatcacgccactgcactccagtctgggcaacagagtgagactccgtctaaaaaaaaaaaaaaaggtactgtaTGCAACTAAAGCTAAATACAgctaaaaagagttttaaaataattccttgtCCTCTTCTCCCAAAATCCTCTCCCAATAATTGactgcttttagtttttttaagctGTATTTTTCTGGTATTCACTGCCATATTTCCAAATCATGCATTTGACAACACTgcagtttttaacttttatcacATTTGTTAGCATtctattgataatttttttccctgaacTCTGAGAGGGAATTGCAGACATTGTGCCTCTTAACCTCAAATGCTTCAGCATGTATTTCCTCAGAACAAGGATGTTCTCTTACTACAACCATTATTAGGAAATTAACTTTGATACGaactttaattaatttataaaatttattcaaattttaccaGTTACCCCAATAATGAcctttatagcaaaaaaaaaaaaaaaaatttcctctggTCCAGGATCATGCCTTGTATTTAGTTATGCCTCTTTAGCCTCCTTACTCTGGAATAACTTCTTAGATTTGTTTTCCTTGACATTTTTGAGGAATATAGGCCAgtgattttgtagaatgtcctgtAACTTGTGTTTGTCTGATGGTTTCTCATTATTAGATTCCGATTATGTGGTTTCGAGAGGAATACCAGAGATGATGATGTATCTTTCCCAATGCATGATATCAGAGGCACATGGTGTCAGTTCCATTACTGGAAATAACTAATCACTTGGCTAAGACATTAGTCTGCCGTGTTTCTCCATTGTAAAGTAACTATTTGGTGGGGAGATAATTGAAATTATACATAATCCTGCTCCTTATCAAACCTTCATCTACTAGTTTGAGCATCCAGGATGATTCTTGCCTGAATTATTGCTACTCATGTGATGACTCTCTAACTGGATCATTTCTTCTGCATTTTATTTGGTGGATTCTCTTTTAAGGAAGAGCTGTCTGATTTCTGTTCATCTATCTTAGCTGAAATTAGAAGTCTCCTGAAAGCCTCACTTTTACTTTCTAGGTTTTTATAGTCCAATGCCATTCTTTCTGACTTGGCATGTAACCAGTCTCCCTTGAAGCTTTTTAGGAGCCCATCTATCGctagtattttgaaatttttccatGTTATATGTTGGTGTGGATTATTTTTCCATTCAAAGAGTGACACTTAGCACTTTCATTCTGGGAACTTAGGTCTTCTTCatgtttttcagaattttctcctattcttatGTTGGCAATTtcctgttttttctcttctttgcagATTTCCAATTACAGTTGAATGTTGACCCTCTTCGactgatcatttttattttgtcttttttactttATGGAAGATTTCCTCAGCTTTATCCTTTTATCCTTATATTAAGCTTATTTCtgatattaattttctttcttttttgagacagtctcgcatattcacccaggctggagtgcagtggcatgatcttagctcactgcaacctctgccttccaggttctagcaattcttctgcctcagcctcccaagtagttgggattacaggcacctgccaccacgcccagccaatttttgtatttttagtagagatggggtttcaccacgttggccaggctggtctcaaactcctgaccttaggtgatccacccacctcagcctcccaaagtgctgggattacaggtgtgagtcaccatgcctggcctctaataGTAATTTTCAAAACCTGTATCTTTTATCCTCTCACAGTCTTTTTTTCCGCTATTTAATGGATACTTTTTCTTatacttttgcagcatagttATTTTTTGATATCTTCTACTCTTTGTGTTGTCCATTTCCTGGGAGTTATTTTCACTTCAGTATTTTATGTTGTAGACTTTTCCTTCTGATACTTCTTGGCTGGCTGGCTATGTAAGAGTAGGGCACTAAGAGCAACTCTCCTAAACTGCTGGTTTTCACTATAGGGCAATCAATCAGGTGGCACTTTCACTGGCGATCCCCAGATGTCAATCTCTGTAGGTCTTTTCTCTGAGTTAGTTTAGAGAGAGGTCTTCTGGTCTGCAGTCTAAACCTGGAGTGGCACTGCGAAAGGGGTTGGGATGTTCAGAAGACAGACTTTATTTTGTCCCCATTTTGGTCTAGTCATTCCTTCTCCAAATACCACAGGGCTGGAGTTGGAGTTTCTGAGGTTGTTTCTCCAAATATATATAACTTCTGGTGTTGTTAATTCTAACTGCTTTTTACATGAACTTCCAATCTCTGTTTTTCCCTGGCACATGGGGCCTCCAATTCTTctccattacattttttttttttttttaaagacagtgcaAATAATCTTGCTTCTTATGATATACTCTGGCTAAGTCATTTATTGTCCTTCTTCATAAATTGTGATTGAAATTACAGCTGTCTCTTGGTTTCATGAAGCCAGAATGTGTGCTTTTCTTTCTTGACTTATAAGAAACCATCTGTATAGTACAACGTTCTTATAGAAAAGTGCATGGATGTGTACAGCTAAGTGTGAACACGTATTTGTCACCACCACccaaatcaagaaacagaacttTACTAAGATACTACAACACTTCTCACACTCCCAGGCCACTCTCCCCATCCCGGAACAAACGTAACCCACGCCTTGACATTCTATCACTATCGGTTATTACTGTCCACGTTCAACATTATCCATGGAATCCTACCATTAAGTAGCCTCTTAGGTCTAGCTTCTTTTGCTGATCATTATGTTACTGgctcacccatgttgttgcatgtagcagtggtttgttcattttcttcctgtacagtatttcattgtatgccAATAATttattctggctgggcgcggtggctcacgcctgtaatcccagcactttgggaggccaagacaggcagatcgcttgaggtcaggagtttgagacaagcctggtcaacatggtgaaaccccgtctctactaaaaatacaaaaattagctgggtgtggtggcgggcatctgtagtccctgctactggaGAGTCtggggcacgagaatcgcttgaactcgggaggcagaagttgcactgagcctagatcgcgccactgcactccagcctgggtgacagagtaagactctgtctcaaaaaaaaaaaaagaaaaagaaaaaagaaaacaaacaaaatttattcCACTGTTGATGGACCTTCAACTTGCTTCCAGTTTTGGCTGTGACTGTtagtgctgctgtgaactttCTCATACATGTCCTTTGGCGAATGTGGGTAATTCTACTGGGTTTATACCTGTGATGGGATCACTGGGTTTATAGGTATGTGTAGAGATAGTACCAGTTTTCCAAAATAGGAGTAGTTTACATTTTCATAAGCAGTGTATGAGAACTCTGTTGTTCCACATCTTCCCCAACCATGGTATTGTCTTCCTAATCCTTTTGGTGGTGTAGTATATCacattgacattttattttattttatttattttttattttttgagacagagtcttgctctgttgcccaggctggagtgcagtggcacaacctcagctctctgcaagctctgcctcctgggttcaagcgattctcctgcctcagcctccagagtagctgggactacaggcacgcaccaacacacctggctaattttttattttcagtagagacagcatttcgcctttttggccaggttggtcttgaactctcgatcttgacctcaagtgatcctcactcttcggcttcccaaagtgctgggattagaggcgtgagccactgcaaccagcacATTGtcattttaatctgtatttcccTGCTGACAAATGAAGATGAGTATCTTCTCTTTAGTGGATGGTACACTTTTCGAACCATACTTACTTCTCAAGAGGCAGCCCAGTGCAATGGCCTCAGCAGTGGAGGGCAGGGGACTCCTGGTTCTGCTCAGCCAGGGAGACAGCTAGGCATCTTGTTCCTCAGCTTCTCATCTAAACAGAAATCTCTTTGCTGTGAGTGGTTGTGTTTGCTCCCTGTTCCCAGCACCCTGAAGCAAgacaggggaaggaaggaaagctgCCTGTTCTTTGTTGAAGAGGGTCCTTGCTCTGCCTATAAAAAAGACACATCTGGGACACTTCCACCAAagttagcatttaaaaaaaaattattatactttaagttcttggctacatgtgcagaatgtggaggtttgttacataggtatacatgtgccatggtggtttgctgcacccatcaacccgtcatctacattaggtatttctcctaatggtatccctccactatccccccacccccgacaggcctggtgtgtgatgttcctctccctgggtccatgcgttctcattgttcaactcccacttacgagtgagaacatgcagtgtttcgttttctgttcctgtggtagtttgctgagaatggtttccagcttcatccatgtccctgcaaaggacatgaactgattcttttttttttttaatagtcaacaataatttattgcacattttttatgttttttcctttttatttttactgtaccttttcttttttgttttcttcttttttttttttttttttttttgagatggagtctcgctctgttccccaggctggagtgcagtggtgcatggtctctgctcactgcaagctccgcctcccgggttcacgccattctcctgcttcagcccctcaagtagctgggactacaggcacctgccaccacgcccagctaattttttgtatttttttttttaatgaagtatttattgatgattcttgggtgtttctcggagagggggatatggcagggtcataggataatagtggagagaaggtcaggagataaacacatgaacaaaggtctctgattttcctaggcagaggaccctgcggccttctgcagtgtttgtgcccctgggtacttgagattagggagtggtg from Pongo pygmaeus isolate AG05252 chromosome 10, NHGRI_mPonPyg2-v2.0_pri, whole genome shotgun sequence harbors:
- the TRAFD1 gene encoding TRAF-type zinc finger domain-containing protein 1 isoform X2, which translates into the protein MAEFLDDQETRLCDNCKKEIPVFNFTIHEIHCQRNIGMCPICKEPFPKSDMETHMAAEHCQVTCKCNKKLEKRLLKKHEETECPLRLAVCQHCDLELSILKLKEHEDYCGARTELCGNCGRNVLVKDLKTHPEVCGREGEEKRNEVAIPPNAYDESWGQDGIWIASQLLRQIEALDPPMRLPRRPLRAFESDVFHSRTTNQRNITAQVSIQNNLFEEQERQERNRGQQPPKEGGEDSANLDFMLALSLQNEGQASSVAEQDFWRAVCEADQSHGGPSSLSDIKGAADEIMLPCEFCEELYPEELLIDHQTSCNPSRALPSLNTGSSSPRGVEEPDVIFQNFLQQAASNQLDSLMGLSNSHPVEESIIIPCEFCGVQLEEEVLFHHQDQCDQRPATATNHVTEGIPRLDSQPQETSPELPRRRVRHQGDLSSGYLDDIKQETANGPTSCLPPSRPINNMTATYNQLSRSTSGPRPGCQPSPPRVLKLSNSDSQDIRGQNRPNSQNGAIAPGHVSVIRPPQNLYAENIVPSFSLGPAGRYGASGRSEGGRNSRVTPAAANYHSRTAKVRWAPAHDAQGGLRHGGACVAPEVVEVAGTRLVVVQRLFLWLLRRRFLRKRDIFGDPGEE